Proteins from a genomic interval of Quercus lobata isolate SW786 chromosome 11, ValleyOak3.0 Primary Assembly, whole genome shotgun sequence:
- the LOC115969138 gene encoding serine carboxypeptidase-like 7: MAARQQKFESMFSSTVITLLWLLAFSMLCMAQSQSIVETLPGFPGKLPFKLETGYVGVGEADDVQLFYYFIESERNPRKDPLLLWLTGGPGCSGFSGLVYEIGPLSFNYENFDGNEPTFQLNQYSWTKVASIIFLDAPVGTGFSYSRTSQGYNMTDTLSAAQTYEFLRKWLLDHPKFLTNVLYVGGDSYSGITVPIVVQEIHNGNAVGNVPFMKLNGYCLGNPVTDRRSDVSTQIEYAHRVALISDELYESIKESCHGEYVRVDPENVQCLKDIQAYTDCISKLDPANILEPNCPVISPKSKGIGWDQAIFEENPMDILLSWSQTPTLWCRVYNYVLSYIWANDENVQNALGIRKGTKLSWFRCNKTLSYTYDVVSTIEYHRNLTNTAYRSLIYSGDQDLSVPYVGTQEWIRSLNMTITDDWQPWFVEGQIAGYTRFFTKNLYHMTFATVKGGGHTAPEYKPRECFAMVDRWLSYYSL, translated from the exons ATGGCAGCACGGCAGCAAAAGTTTGAAAGTATGTTCAGCTCCACTGTCATCACCTTGCTTTGGCTGCTTGCATTTTCTATGTTGTGCATGGCCCAGTCCCAGTCGATTGTCGAGACTCTACCTGGCTTTCCTGGTAAACTTCCATTCAAACTTGAAACAGG ATATGTGGGGGTGGGTGAAGCAGATGATGTGCAACTATTTTACTACTTCATTGAATCTGAGAGGAATCCAAGGAAGGACCCTCTGCTGCTTTGGCTTACTGGAGGCCCTGGTTGTTCTGGCTTCTCGGGACTGGTTTATGAAATTG GTCCACTGTCATTTAATTACGAAAATTTCGATGGGAATGAACCAACATTCCAATTGAACCAATATTCATGGACAAAG GTTGCTAGCATTATATTTTTGGATGCTCCTGTTGGCACAGGATTCTCCTATTCAAGAACCTCCCAAGGTTACAATATGACAGATACATTATCAGCAGCACAAACCTATGAATTCTTGAGGAAG TGGCTATTGGATCACCCAAAATTCTTGACAAATGTACTCTATGTTGGTGGCGATTCATATTCAGGCATTACTGTTCCAATCGTCGTTCAAGAAATACATAATG GTAACGCTGTTGGAAATGTGCCATTCATGAAGCtaaat GGATACTGTCTTGGCAACCCAGTTACAGATCGACGTAGTGATGTTAGTACACAAATTGAGTATGCTCATCGTGTGGCACTTATATCTGATGAACTCTACGAG TCAATCAAAGAAAGTTGTCATGGCGAGTATGTGAGGGTAGATCCAGAAAATGTGCAATGTCTGAAAGATATTCAAGCTTACACAGAT TGCATTTCAAAACTTGATCCTGCCAACATTCTGGAACCAAATTGTCCTGTAATTTCCCCAAAATCAAAAGGAATAGGATGGGATCAAgcaatttttgaagaaaaccCTATGGATATACTCCTTTCGTGGTCTCAAACTCCTACCTTATGGTGCCGG GTTTATAATTATGTGCTCTCATACATTTGGGCTAATGATGAAAATGTACAAAATGCTCTTGGCATCCGGAAG GGAACAAAATTGAGCTGGTTTAGATGTAATAAGACTTTGTCCTACACATATGATGTTGTAAGTACCATTGAGTATCATCGAAATCTCACAAATACTGCCTACCGATCTCTGATTTACAG TGGAGACCAAGACCTGAGTGTTCCATATGTTGGCACCCAAGAATGGATCAGATCCCTCAATATGACTATCACAGATGATTGGCAGCCATGGTTTGTTGAGGGCCAAATTGCCGG GTACACAAGGTTCTTTACGAAGAATTTATACCATATGACTTTTGCTACGGTTAAG GGAGGGGGTCACACAGCCCCAGAGTACAAGCCTAGAGAGTGTTTTGCCATGGTGGATAGGTGGCTTTCCTACTATTCTCTCTGA